Sequence from the Candidatus Paceibacterota bacterium genome:
ATATAAAAATCCGGCCGCGCATCCTTATGAAATCGTGTATTCGGCCATGGTTCGCGGTTCGGAAAAACTTCTAGCCGCGAGTACGACCCCGTCAAAACTCCGGCCATGGCTGCAAGACTTTGATTTGGGGGCGGATTATGGAATAACCGAAGTGCGGGCACAAAAAAAGGCGGTTTACGATGCGGGCCTTACAAGCTGGATGCTGTGGGCTCCGTCAAACAAATACACGGAGGGAGCGTTAGATTGATATCTGTCAGTTGAATGTTTATCGGTTATCCACAAGCGTTTTGAGCCAAAATTTTTAAAGCGAGGTATAATTTAATTATGGATGACATCTCTAAGCAGGGTCCGGAAATGGTTTATCCGGAAGCAAATAAGCCGGACAGAAAGAAAAAAATATTGATAATTTCCGCTATAATTGTCGGGATTATTATTTTGTCTGTTTTGGGATATCTTGCATGGAAAAAATGGGGCGTCCAGCCTGTAATTGAACCAATGACTTTAACCGAAAGGCAGGCTAAAGAGCTTGATGATTTAAGAGCGGCGGCCGGCGGCAAAGAACTTACCCAGGAAGAACTTATGGCTCAATCCAACGAACTGGAGCAAGCAAGAGCTGATAAAGAAGACGGAAGTTTTTCCGGAGAAGATATAAATAAACAAGCAGCGGAAATTGACGCTTTGCGGGAAAAATATAAATAAAAATTAAAAAATTTTAAAAAAATAAAAAATATTATTATGCAAACCCTTAAGCAATCTTTTCTTTCAATAGTTATTTCTCTGGTTCTTCTCGCCGGAGTCAATTTGGTTTTTGGCTGGACAGCTCCGTCGGATGAAGGATTTACGATTTCAAATAATGTTCCCACCGGAAACGTGGCAACGCCGATAAATATCGGTTCGACTTCGCAATACAAAACCGGAGCGTTCGGAGTGGGCGGACTTTTAAGGGCTTATGGCCTGCTGCAAGTCTCCGGCGGGATGAAAATTGACGGTTTTCTTTCCTGCGCTTCTTTGAGCACGGATTCAAGCGGTAATGTCACGTGCACCGGCGGCTGTACTCCAAATTGCACTGGCAAAGTATGCGGCAGTGACGGTTGCGGAGGTTCTTGCGGAACTTGTACATCGCCGGCTACTTGCGATGGAAGCGGCCAATGCGTAACGCCTACTTATACGTATAGCTGTACTTCCACTACTTGCGGAACTTGTTCTGAAGCTTGCGGAGGAACACAAACTTGCACGGGCAGTTGCCAAAGAAATGACGGAGTTATTGTTTCTTCCAGCTATTGTCCCGGTGGCACATGCACGTATTCTCAAAGTTGTGGTGGAGGATGCACATGGCAACAATACACGCTTAGTTGTGTTGAAATAACAACATGGGATTATTGTCAATATATTGGGGCTATAATTGGTCAATCATGTGGTACTTCTGGACAAACTTGTTTACGGACTTCCAATTATTGTTCTTATGAACCAGTTACTTATTACGCGGATCGTTTAAGGTGCCAATAAAATAGACTAAAGATTATAAAAAATCCGTCCCGCTTTGGCGAGGGCGGATTTTTTGTTGCCGGAGATTTAAACTTCCAATTTTTACGGCATTGGCGTAAAATTTGGATATTAGAAATTAATTTTTTGCTTTATTTATATTATGAAAATCGCGATAAACGGGTTTGGCAGAATAGGAAGAATTTTTCTCCGCCAAGCCGTCAAAGAAAAAGATATGGAAATAGTCGCCATAAACGATTTGGCTGATAAGGACAATCTTATTTATCTCGCGGAGCGTGATTCCGTTTACGGAAAATTCAAGTTTCCGGATACCGAAATCAAATTTTTAAGCGAAAAAGACCCGTCAAAGCTTCCGTGGAAAGAACTCAGCGTGGATGTTGTTGTTGAAGCAAGCGGAGTTTTTACTTCGTATGAAAAGGCAAAGCCTCATCTGGACGCGGGCGCGAAACGGGTCGTGCTTACAGCTCCCGCTTCAAAAGATGACGAAAATACGGCGACTTTTACTCCCAATATCGGAGAAAAAAACGCCGAAAAATGCGTCATTACTTCAAACGCTTCCTGCACCACGAATTGCGTCGCTCCCGTGGCGGCGATAATGGCGGAAAATCCCGGGATTGAAAAAGCCATATTGAATACGGTGCACGCCTACACGGCAACGCAGAGCATTGTTGACGGCCCGGCGAAAAAAGATTTTACAAGAGGCAGGGCCGGAGCGATAAACGTCGGACCATCCCATACCGGCGCGGCGGCGGCGACGGGAAAAGTTTTGCCCGAATTGGATGGAAAGTTTGACGGGGTGGCGGTGCGGGTGCCCGTTCCGTGCGGCTCGCTTGTGGATTTTACTTTTTTGGCAAAGAAAAAAACTTCGGTTGAAGAAATAAATAATATTTTTCGCGAAGCGGCGAAAAAACCGGAGTGGCAGGGAATTTTAAAGATTTCCGAAGAACCTCTTGTCTCCACGGACATCATTGCCGAGCCGTACGCCTCAATCGTTGATTTGTCGTTTACGCGCGTGGTTGACGGAGACTTGGTGAAAATTTTTTCCTGGTATGACAACGAGTGGGGGTATTGCTCAATGCTTATAAAGCACATTAAAACATTGGAAAAACTTTTATGAAAATTTTTATCTCTTCCGACCATGCCGGTTTTGAATTGAAAGAAAAATTGAAAATTTTTCTGGCGGAGCTCGGGCATGAGGTAAAAGATTTCGGAGCGTTTTCTTTTGATGAAAACGACGACTATCCGGATTTTATAAATCCTCTTGCCGAAGAAATTTCAAGAAGCCCGGAAGAAGCGAAAGGAATAATTCTTGGAGGTTCGGGGCAGGGAGAAGCGATTTGCGCCAACCGTTTCAAAAATGTCCGCGCCGCGGTTTTGCATCATTTTTCAGAAGATATAATAAAATTATCGCGCCGGCATAACGATGCCAATGTTTTATCTTTGGCGGCGCGTTTTTTAAACGAAGATGAAGCGAAAAAAGCGGTGAAATTGTGGCTGGAAACGGATTTCAGCGGCGAAGAACGGCACTCAAGACGGATTAAAAAAATAGATGAGTAATTACAAACCAAAAATAGGGCTGGAGATTCACGCTGAATTAAAGACGCGGACAAAAATGTTTTGTAATTCAGCGAATAATCCGGATGAAAAACATCCGAATATTAATGTTTGTCCGGTTTGCATGGGATACCCCGGAACTTTGCCGGTGATAAACAAAGAGGCGGTAAAAAGCGTTTTGAAGGCAGGTTTGGCTCTTGGGGGCAGACTGGCCGACTATTCGCGTTTTGACCGTAAAAATTATTTCTACCCCGATTTGCCTAAGGGCTATCAGATAAGCCAATACAAGCATCCGCTTGTTGAAGGCGGGGCTTTAAGCGGCGTCAGGATAACCCGTATTCACCTTGAAGAAGACACCGGTCGTTTGGTGCATGAAAAAGACAGCACCTTGGTGGATTTTAATCGCGCCGGAGTGCCGCTTATGGAGCTTGTCACGGAGCCCGATATCGTTTCCGCGGAACAAGCCAGAAATTTTGCGGAGGAATTGCGTCTGGTCTTGAGATATCTGGGAATTTCCGACGCGGACATGGAAAAAGGACACATGAGGATAGAAGGGAATATAAGCGTTTCAAAGGAAAGCGACACTGAATGGGGGACGAAGGTGGAAATTAAAAATATAAATTCCTTTAAGGCGATTGAGGCGGCGCTTAAATATGAAATTGAAAGGCAGAAAAAGGTTATTGAAAAAGGAGAAAAAATAAGGCAGGAAACGCGGGGTTGGGATGACGCGAAACAAAAGACTTTTTCTCAAAGAAGCAAAGAAGAAGCGCACGATTACAGATATTTTCCCGAACCGGATTTGCCGCCGTTGAAAATAAGCGAGGTTCCGGAATTTCAAAATCTTCAGGCGGAGATTCCCGAAATGCCGTGGCAAAAAAGGGAGAGGTTTAAAAAAGAATACGGGATTAAAGACGATGTCATAAATATTTTGGCAAACGACAAAAAAGCCGCGGATTTTTTTGAAAGCGTTGTTTCGGAAATAAAATCCGATACGGACACGAAATTTGCCGCGGAACTGGCGTCAAGTTACATTATTTCCGATATGTTCGGAATTATGAAAGAAAAGATGCTGGATTTTGAGGAAGTCCTTGTTAAGCCTGATAATTTGGCGGACCTTTTGGTAATGATTATGAAAAATAAAATTTCCTCGCGCGTGGCTAAAGATGTTTTGAGGGAAATGATTGAAACGGGCGCGGACTCGCTGGCTGTTGTTTCTGAAAAAGGTCTTGAGCAGACAAGCGATGAAGGAGAAATAGAAATGTTGGTAAAAAAAGCGATTGAAGCCAACCCTAAAGCGGCGGAAGATTTCAAAAAAGGAAAAGAAAATGCCGGGCAATTCATACTGGGAGCGGTTATGAAAGAAAGCAAAGGCAAAACGAATCCGCAGAAAACCCGTGAAATTTTGGAACGTCTTTTAAAAAAATAATGCCATGATAAAATATAAATATGGGCATGTGTTCTTAAAAAGAGGACAACCCTTCGTCGCGGAGGCGACTCAACTAACAAAGACAAAGGCGCTACTCCAGGACGAAGGCCCCTAGACCTAGGCTGAGCTGTAAATGGCTCTCGCTTGGGTCTTTTTTTCTTAATTTATGGATTTCAAAGACAGTCCGGATTTTCCCAATTTATTTCTTCTCCACTTTAAAAAGAAGCGGCATCTTTATGTTTCTTCGGTTTTTTCTGTCTCTGTTTTGCTCGTTTTTTTTGTTCTTTTTTTTATTTCCGTTTCGGCTGATTTTCCAGTAAGAAAAATAATTACCATCGAAGAAGGGAAGACATTGAAAGAAGTTGCCGCGGATTTTGAAAAACAAAAACTTATCCGTTCATCTTTCGCTTTTGAAACAATCGGATGGATTATGAAAACGGAAAAGCAGATAAAAGCCGGAGAATACTTTTTTGAGGAAAAAATGCCAGCGATAAATTTAATGAAAGCGATTTCGGGAAACGATTATCTTAAATTCGCGAGAATTACGATACCGGAAGGATTTACTTTGCGCGACATCTCATCTCTTTGCGAGAATAAAAAAATTTGGAGCGATGGCGATTTGTGGAAAGAAACCGGAACCCCGGGCATAGAATGCGTAAATCATGGCTGTTTGAAACCGGACCCGGAATTTTTATCGTCTTTCCCCCTGCTTTCTTCAAAGCCCGGATACGCAAGCCTTGAAGGATTTCTTTTTCCTGACACTTATTATGTGCCTCTTTCCGTGACGCCGGAATCCATGGTTAAAATCATGCTTGAAAATACCGAAAAGAAGATTACGCCGGAGTTGCGCGAAAAAATTGAAAAAAGCGGGCATAGTTTTTACGAAATTTTAACCATGGCGTCGCTTTTGGAAAAAGAGGCGGCAAAAAAAGAAGACAAGGAAATTATTTCCGGAATTTTATGGAAACGGATTGAGGCGGGTATGCCGCTTCAGGTTGACGCCACTTTTCTTTATATGATAGGCAAGCCCAGCAAAGAACTCACCTTGAGAGATTTGAAAATGGATTCGCCGTACAATACTTATGTTTACAAAGGACTTCCGTCCGGCCCGATTTGCAATCCGGGATTGGATTCCATAGAAGCCGCGCTCTCGCCGAAAGATTCGCCGTATTGGTATTATCTTTCGGACAGAAATTACAAGGTCTACTATAGCCAAACTTTTAACGAACATGTGGAAAAGAAAGGGATCTATTTATAATTGGGATTGCTGAAAATATAAAAGTTGATTTCTGGTCCGGAGCGTAATACATTATAGATAACTAAATAAAGATATACACCCCCTATATGAAGAAAGCGGGGTGGTTTGGCGTATTTATGTTTAAGCTCAAAGCAAAATTCAAGCCGGCAGGCGATCAGCCCGAAGCCATAAAAAAACTGATAAAGGGCGTAGACAAAGGTTTTAGATACCAGACTCTTTTGGGTGTTACCGGAAGCGGGAAAACTTTTACCGTGGCGAACGTGATAGAAAAAATAAATAAACCGACGCTTGTTATCGCTCCAAATAAAACCCTTGCCGCCCAGCTTTATCGCGAGTATAAAGATTTTTTTCCTGAAAACAAAGTCTGCTATTTCGTCTCTTATTACGACTATTACCAGCCTGAAGCGTATTTGCCGGTTTCCGATACTTATATACAAAAAGAGGCGATGATAAACGATGAGATAGACCGATTGCGGCACGAAGCGACCTCGGCGCTTCTTTCCAGAAAAGACGTTATTATTGTGGCGTCGGTTTCCTGCATTTATAATTTAGGCGTTCCCGGAAAGTATCTTGAAACGAGCATAAAGATTGAAAAAGGAAAACCGATTACCCGCGGCGATCTCATTCGCCAGTTTATAAGAATTTATTTTGAGAGAAACAATATTGCCGTATTAAAAAGAGGTCAATTCAGGGTGCGCGGAGATGTTTTTGAATTTATGCCGGCATCGGAAGATGTAATTTATAGAATTATTTTGGATGGACAAAAAACCGGTAAAATTGCCAAAGTTGACCCGATAACAAGAAAAGAAATTGGGGAGCTTGAAGAGCTCGCAATTTTTCCATCAAAACATTTTATTACTCCTGTTCCGGAAAGAGAGCGCGCGGTATCGGATATAAAAAAGGAATTGAGAGAGCGGCTGGCGTATTTTAAAAAGAATAATCTTTATTTGGAAATAGAGCGTCTTGAAAAGCGCACGCGCGAAGATTTGGAAATGATAAGACGCGTTGGTTATTGTCATGGAATTGAAAATTATTCGCGGCATTTGAGCGGAAAACTGGCGGGCGAAGCGCCTGATACTTTGCTTGCGTATTTTGGCCAGCCTGATGAATTTCTAACGGTTATAGATGAATCGCATTTGGCGGTGCCGCAGATTCGGGGAATGTTTGAAGGCGACAGAAGCAGGAAACAGATTTTAGCGGAGCATGGCTGGCGCTTGCCGTCTGCCTTGGATAACAGACCTCTTAATTTTAAAGAATTTCAGGCGAGAATAGGCCAGGTCATTTTTACTTCGGCAACTCCGGCTGAATTTGAGGCGAAAAATTCGGAGCAAGTTATTGAGCAGATTATTCGGCCAACAGGGCTTATTGATCCGGAAATTTATGTGCGTCCGGTTTATAACGAAAAAACGAATTACAGCCAAATAGATGACGTTGTTAAAGAAATTGAAAAGACCGCGGCAAAAAAAGGACGAGTTATGGTCACGACATTGACCAAAAAAATGTCCGAAGAGCTTTCGGATTATTTTGCTAAAAAGAAAATAAAATCGCGATATATGCACAGCGACATAAAAACTCTTGAGCGCGCCGATATTTTGATGGATTTTAGAAAAGGAGAGTTTGACGTGCTTGTCGGGATAAATCTTTTACGCGAGGGTTTGGATTTGCCCGAAGTGGAGCTTGTGGCGATTTTGGATGCCGACAGCATGGGATTTTTGAGAAATCAGACCTCGCTTATTCAGACCATTGGCAGGGCGGCTAGAAATTCCAAAGCGCGGGTGATTCTTTACGCCGACAGAATGACAGATGCGCTAAAAGCTGCGGTTTCCGAAACCGAAAGAAGACGCAAAATTCAGATAGCGTATAACAAAAAGCATAAAATTACGCCAAAAACGATTATTAAAGACGTGCAGAGGTTTATTGATGTGGGTTCTTAAACCTCGGGCTATATATATTTCGCGATACGCTCGCTTCGCTTCCAGCGGCTCGCTCGCTCGTCTTCGGCGAAAAAAATTTTTTGTTTTATAAATTTTAACAAAAAATACCAATCTTTTTTCGCCTTCGAATGATCTTGAAACATATATAGCTCGAGGTTTTTAAAATAAAACATGAACGATAAAATAAAAATTCATGGGGCGCGGGTGCATAACCTCAAAAATATAGATTTGGAAATACCCAAAAATAAATTGGTGGTTTTTACCGGTGTCTCGGGAAGCGGGAAATCGTCTTTAGCTTTTGACACTATTTTTGTGGAGGGCCAGCGAAGATATATTGAATCCCTTTCTCCTTACGCGCGGCTTTTCTTGGGTCAGGCAGACAGGCCTGATGTGGACGACATAGAAGGTCTTTCTCCTGCGATTGCCATAAATCAAAAAGCTCACGGTCATAATCCTCGTTCAATAGTGGCTACTCTTACGGAAATTTATGATTATCTTCGCGTGCTTTACGCCAGAATCGGCAAAGTTTATTGTCCGGTTTGCGGCGGCCCGATAGAAAAATTATCCAGCCAAGAAATTGTTGATGAAATAATCGAAAAAGCGAACAAAGATAAATCAGGATTTATTACGATTCTCGCGCCGGTTGTGCGCGGAAGAAAAGGCGAATATTACCAAATGCTTTATGATTTTTTGGAAAAAGGATTTAGCGAAGCGAGAATTGACGGAAAAATTTATTCTCTCCATGAAAAAGTTGAGCTGTCGCGATACAAAAACCATGATATAGAAATTATTGTTGATAAGATAATGCCTGCTTTGCCGGCAGGCGGGCCGTCTGACGCTAGTCGTTTGAACGAGGCAGTTGAAGATGCTTTGGGTTTTGCTAAGGGTTTGATTATTGCCGCCTTTACTTCGGGCCTGCCTGCCGGCAAGGCAGGCGAGAAACTTTATTCCGCAAACTGGAGCTGTCCGAAAGACGGGTTTTCTTATGAAGAAATAGAGCCGCGACTTTTTTCGTTCAATAGTCCTCACGGTGCGTGCGATGCTTGCGATGGGCTTGGCAAGAAAGATTTTTTCTCGGATGAAGTTTGTCCGAAGTGCGGCGGAAAACGTTTAAAACCGGAGGCTCTTTCAATAAGAATACATGGAAAAAACATCAGCGAAGCCATAGGAATGACAATTGACGAAGCTTATGATTTTTTCGTTAATCTTGAAAGCAAATTGAATAAAAAAGAATTAACTATTTCAAAAGAGCCCCTAAAAGAAATTGTTTCCAGGCTAGGCTTTTTGATGGAAGTAGGTCTTGATTATATCACTTTAGACAGACGGGCATCATCGCTTTCGGGCGGCGAAGCGCAAAGAATACGTTTGGCTTCGCAAATCGGCTCAAAACTTTCCGGAACTTTATATGTTTTGGACGAGCCGACTATCGGGCTTCATGAACGCGATAACGAGCGGCTTATAAAAATGCTTAAAGAACTGAAAAATGCCGGAAATACGGTTATTGTTGTTGAACATGACGAACGCACAATAAAAGAGTCGGATTATTTGGTTGATTTAGGGCCGGGGCCCGGCGTGCATGGCGGCGAAGTTGTTGTTCACGGAGAAACGCAAAAACTTTTAAAATCAAAAACGGCAAAGGAAGAATCTTCCACCGTGCGGTTTTTAGCCGGTGAGGATGGAATAGAAATCGGAAAACGTCGTCCAATAATTCATCAAAAAATAAGCGTAATTGGTGCCGATGCGAACAATCTAAAAAATATAAACGTTGATGTTCCTCTTAACAAGTTTGTCGTGCTTACAGGTGTTTCCGGAAGCGGAAAATCAACATTGCTTTATGACGTTTTGTATAAAAATATTCAATATAATTTGCGCCGCCGCGATAAAAAGTTTGAAGGAGTAAACAAAATTTTAGGGCTGGAATATCTGACGAAAATAATTGAAATAAACCAATCTCCGATAGGAAGAACTCCGCGTTCCAATTCGGCAACCTACACCGGAATGTGGGGCTATATACGAGAAATTTTCGCTCAAATGCCCGAGGCGCGCGAGAGAGGATATAAAGCGGGCAGATTTTCTTTTAATAAACCAGGGGGTCGGTGCGAAGCCTGCGAAGGTGCCGGATTTAATCTTGTTGAAATGCATTTTCTTCCGACTATTTCCGTTCAGTGCAATGTGTGTCATGGCAAAAGATTTAATCGCGAAACCTTGGAAGTGAAGTATAAAGGAAAAAATATTGCCGATGTTTTGGATATGACGGTCGAAGAAGCCGAGAAATTTTTCAGCGAGTTCTATCA
This genomic interval carries:
- the uvrA gene encoding excinuclease ABC subunit UvrA, which codes for MNDKIKIHGARVHNLKNIDLEIPKNKLVVFTGVSGSGKSSLAFDTIFVEGQRRYIESLSPYARLFLGQADRPDVDDIEGLSPAIAINQKAHGHNPRSIVATLTEIYDYLRVLYARIGKVYCPVCGGPIEKLSSQEIVDEIIEKANKDKSGFITILAPVVRGRKGEYYQMLYDFLEKGFSEARIDGKIYSLHEKVELSRYKNHDIEIIVDKIMPALPAGGPSDASRLNEAVEDALGFAKGLIIAAFTSGLPAGKAGEKLYSANWSCPKDGFSYEEIEPRLFSFNSPHGACDACDGLGKKDFFSDEVCPKCGGKRLKPEALSIRIHGKNISEAIGMTIDEAYDFFVNLESKLNKKELTISKEPLKEIVSRLGFLMEVGLDYITLDRRASSLSGGEAQRIRLASQIGSKLSGTLYVLDEPTIGLHERDNERLIKMLKELKNAGNTVIVVEHDERTIKESDYLVDLGPGPGVHGGEVVVHGETQKLLKSKTAKEESSTVRFLAGEDGIEIGKRRPIIHQKISVIGADANNLKNINVDVPLNKFVVLTGVSGSGKSTLLYDVLYKNIQYNLRRRDKKFEGVNKILGLEYLTKIIEINQSPIGRTPRSNSATYTGMWGYIREIFAQMPEARERGYKAGRFSFNKPGGRCEACEGAGFNLVEMHFLPTISVQCNVCHGKRFNRETLEVKYKGKNIADVLDMTVEEAEKFFSEFYHISDKLKVMKEVGLGYIKLGQPATTLSGGEAQRVKLSAELSRPMTRNAIYLLDEPSTGLHYDDIKMLISVLQKIVDKGNTVVVIEHNMHIIKTADYVIDLGPEGGEKGGKVVAKGTPEEVARNDKSHTGKYLKKYL
- a CDS encoding type I glyceraldehyde-3-phosphate dehydrogenase, whose amino-acid sequence is MMKIAINGFGRIGRIFLRQAVKEKDMEIVAINDLADKDNLIYLAERDSVYGKFKFPDTEIKFLSEKDPSKLPWKELSVDVVVEASGVFTSYEKAKPHLDAGAKRVVLTAPASKDDENTATFTPNIGEKNAEKCVITSNASCTTNCVAPVAAIMAENPGIEKAILNTVHAYTATQSIVDGPAKKDFTRGRAGAINVGPSHTGAAAATGKVLPELDGKFDGVAVRVPVPCGSLVDFTFLAKKKTSVEEINNIFREAAKKPEWQGILKISEEPLVSTDIIAEPYASIVDLSFTRVVDGDLVKIFSWYDNEWGYCSMLIKHIKTLEKLL
- the uvrB gene encoding excinuclease ABC subunit UvrB encodes the protein MFKLKAKFKPAGDQPEAIKKLIKGVDKGFRYQTLLGVTGSGKTFTVANVIEKINKPTLVIAPNKTLAAQLYREYKDFFPENKVCYFVSYYDYYQPEAYLPVSDTYIQKEAMINDEIDRLRHEATSALLSRKDVIIVASVSCIYNLGVPGKYLETSIKIEKGKPITRGDLIRQFIRIYFERNNIAVLKRGQFRVRGDVFEFMPASEDVIYRIILDGQKTGKIAKVDPITRKEIGELEELAIFPSKHFITPVPERERAVSDIKKELRERLAYFKKNNLYLEIERLEKRTREDLEMIRRVGYCHGIENYSRHLSGKLAGEAPDTLLAYFGQPDEFLTVIDESHLAVPQIRGMFEGDRSRKQILAEHGWRLPSALDNRPLNFKEFQARIGQVIFTSATPAEFEAKNSEQVIEQIIRPTGLIDPEIYVRPVYNEKTNYSQIDDVVKEIEKTAAKKGRVMVTTLTKKMSEELSDYFAKKKIKSRYMHSDIKTLERADILMDFRKGEFDVLVGINLLREGLDLPEVELVAILDADSMGFLRNQTSLIQTIGRAARNSKARVILYADRMTDALKAAVSETERRRKIQIAYNKKHKITPKTIIKDVQRFIDVGS
- a CDS encoding RpiB/LacA/LacB family sugar-phosphate isomerase, with the translated sequence MKIFISSDHAGFELKEKLKIFLAELGHEVKDFGAFSFDENDDYPDFINPLAEEISRSPEEAKGIILGGSGQGEAICANRFKNVRAAVLHHFSEDIIKLSRRHNDANVLSLAARFLNEDEAKKAVKLWLETDFSGEERHSRRIKKIDE
- the mltG gene encoding endolytic transglycosylase MltG — encoded protein: MDFKDSPDFPNLFLLHFKKKRHLYVSSVFSVSVLLVFFVLFFISVSADFPVRKIITIEEGKTLKEVAADFEKQKLIRSSFAFETIGWIMKTEKQIKAGEYFFEEKMPAINLMKAISGNDYLKFARITIPEGFTLRDISSLCENKKIWSDGDLWKETGTPGIECVNHGCLKPDPEFLSSFPLLSSKPGYASLEGFLFPDTYYVPLSVTPESMVKIMLENTEKKITPELREKIEKSGHSFYEILTMASLLEKEAAKKEDKEIISGILWKRIEAGMPLQVDATFLYMIGKPSKELTLRDLKMDSPYNTYVYKGLPSGPICNPGLDSIEAALSPKDSPYWYYLSDRNYKVYYSQTFNEHVEKKGIYL
- the gatB gene encoding Asp-tRNA(Asn)/Glu-tRNA(Gln) amidotransferase subunit GatB; this translates as MSNYKPKIGLEIHAELKTRTKMFCNSANNPDEKHPNINVCPVCMGYPGTLPVINKEAVKSVLKAGLALGGRLADYSRFDRKNYFYPDLPKGYQISQYKHPLVEGGALSGVRITRIHLEEDTGRLVHEKDSTLVDFNRAGVPLMELVTEPDIVSAEQARNFAEELRLVLRYLGISDADMEKGHMRIEGNISVSKESDTEWGTKVEIKNINSFKAIEAALKYEIERQKKVIEKGEKIRQETRGWDDAKQKTFSQRSKEEAHDYRYFPEPDLPPLKISEVPEFQNLQAEIPEMPWQKRERFKKEYGIKDDVINILANDKKAADFFESVVSEIKSDTDTKFAAELASSYIISDMFGIMKEKMLDFEEVLVKPDNLADLLVMIMKNKISSRVAKDVLREMIETGADSLAVVSEKGLEQTSDEGEIEMLVKKAIEANPKAAEDFKKGKENAGQFILGAVMKESKGKTNPQKTREILERLLKK